The sequence GGGGGAACTTGCAAACCCGCCCTCCTGGCCCTGGTCCCCCGGTGAGTCTGAATGGGAGGAATGTCCCCAGGCTGAGCCTAGGCAAAGGATACATTCCCCCCTGTATAATGGATCCCGGCTGACCCTCGTTAACTCCAAACCATGATTCCTGCGGCATCTGCAGCGACTGGTGCCTGGAGGCCTCGAACCCAGCGCGCCCCGCCCTCTGTGCCAGCCTCAGCCCGGAGCACACGGGACAAGGCCCAAGAAGATTATATTTGAGGATGAGCTGCCCTCCCGGACCCTCCTGGGCTCCAAGAAGTCTGTTAGAGCCGTCCCCGGGGGACATGGGCCTAGGCCCCACCCCGTGCCTGACTATGAGCTGTGAGTGCCCCCCTGTGGTTCCTGACTTCTGGGAACATGGAAGGAGCACTGAGGCTGGGGCTTTGACAAGTGAATAAGAGTTTACCAAATAGTAAACAGAGAAAAAGGGCATTTGGGGCTAGGAACCCAACatggacaaagaaaaattacactGATTGGGGAAAAGAGAGGAATTCTTTACACTCATACTCTGACCCCCTGTCAACCTGGTAGTAAGTATCCACCAGTGAGCAACGAGAAGGATCGGAGCCGCTATGCTGCAGTGTTCCAGGACCAGTACCCAGAGTTCTTGGAGCTTCAGCAGGAGGTGGGCTCTGCACAGGCAAAGCTCCAGCAGCTGGAGGCCCTGCTGAACTCACTGCCCCCACCCCGAAGCCAGGTTAGCACCCAGGTGGAAACCCCCATCCTACAACCCTTCCAGGTAGCCCAGGCCTCCGGAAACCCACTGGGCTCAGATCTCTgggcctcttcctcctccaggctGGGCAGGTACCACAGCACATAGGCCAAGATCAGCCCTTGACAAGGTCCACtttgtctgagcctcagtttccccatccctCCTTGGGTCCTGTGTTCCCTGAGcacccccttccttctcctttggcAGAAGGAGGCCCATGTTGCTGCCCGTGTCTGGAGGGAATTTGAGAAGAAGCAGTTGGTGAGTCATGCCTCTTGAATCCTACAGCCTGTCCTTTGCACccccctacacatacacacacacacacacacacacacacacacacacacacacactcccaggaGGCTGGGACACTTGTGCCTGCCCAgtttcaaggaaagaaaactgaggctcagagaggaaaatgCAAAAGGTCAAGCAGCTTGAGAGCCATAGGCCAGACTGCCACAAGGACTTACCTGGATCTTGCCCTGCTCAGGACCCCAGCTTCCTGGACAAGCAGGCTCGCTGCCACTACCTGAAGGGCAAACTAAGGCACCTCAAGACTCAGATCCAGAAATTCGATGACCAGGGAGACAGCGAGGGCTCTGTGTACTTCTGAGTGTCCTGGCAAACAGGCAGAGGGAAACATTGGAGTCGGGGTGCCACCCTGCCCTTGCTTCTCTTCCTACCTCCTGGCCTTAGCTCTTGCTATTGCCCCGCCTGGGGTAGCCGTCCCTGATTTCAGATGCCTTCGCCCTTGAGGCTGAGATCTGATggtccctcctccaggaaggcttctcagGACCTCCTCCAGGACCCCCAGGGAGATCCCAGATCTCAGCCCATCCCCTGGAAGAGGTCCTGCTCTTCATCCCAGTGGAATAAACACTTATTAAATACCGACTGTGTACAGCTGCTTGAAACTCCTGATTTCACTCGTCaccaaaaaattgtttttccagaagaaaaaaattaaggttatGAGAAAGGGACTTGTCCAGGGTCTCTGGGTGAGCTGTGAACCCTAGTCTGTCTGGGGGCGCTCCCTCTCCTCTAAGAGCCTTCAAGTGGGAAGCAGAGGGGCTGACATCTAGCATCACCTCCTTGGCCAGGAGGGTCCCCTGATGTCCACTGCATGCCAGGCCCTGGGTAGAGTGGATGGGACACAGGTAGCACCAGGCTCTGTGTGGGGCCCTGTGATGGTGGCCCAGCAGCTACTTTGAGTCTTGGCCTCCCAGGGGAGTCACAGGGAAAAGGGACAGTCAGGAAGACTGTGGGCAGGGAAGGCAGTGCCAGCCACTGGGTCACAGAGAGGCCTCAGTCCCAGGACTGATCCTCAAGAAACCCATGTCCTCAAGAGAGCCCAGTGTGACAGAGCAATGACAGAGGGCTGGACCCGGACAGCAGAGTCCTAACAACCAGGGAGGCTCAAGATGTCTTCCTGCCAAAGAGGCCATATGGGTAGGGTTTTGTAGGAGAAGTAGGAGTTCAGCAGACAGGCCTGGACAGGCATCCAAGTCTCTGGCCGACTGGAAGCAGGACAGATACCATGGTCTTGGTCAGTCCACAGATGTTCTGTGAATCTGAGAAATGGGGCATTGCTGTCCAGGCCAACTGGAATGAACAGACATTCACTTATGCACAGTACAGCTCACAAAACACCTACCGATTAGAAACCAGCCCAGCCACCAATGGGAGAGCCCAGTAGCCTCTCCCTCCCATTCCCACCTCAGTCCCCTTCCGGGAACAGGGCACACCCAAAAGACCCTCGTTCCTTCCTCCCCGCCTTCCCAGGCCTCCTCCGAGACAGACATGGGGGAGCCTGGGGTGCCAGTGGAGAGCATTCTGGGGGACTGGGACTGCCTTAGGGCTGAGCACTGGCCTAGCCTGCAGGGTGAGACCTGAGTTCTTTGCTCACTGTTTTCAAAGGGGCATCTCTGATAAAGGGCTTGTCTTTGCCTGACAAGACCTGTCAGGATCAACAGATGCCACCCACCACCACGATCTGGGCCCTTTCTAGCCATCCCCTAGAGCCACAGTCCTGGCAATACATTCCATAGGTGCCTTTCCCACCACAGAGCTGAGCCACAGACTTCCGAGGACAGGGTGGCAAGCTCCCTGGTGCTGCATCACTGCACATCAACTCAAGTCCTCATTTCAAAGTCTGTACTTAGAGGTCCTCACCTTCCAAGTGCCAATTTTCAAAACAGGAGTTTTTTTTAGTTACATGTGAGAAGAAACCAAATTCAAACTGGCTCAGGCACAAAAGGGGAAGTCTGGGCTCATGGAACTTAAACACCCGAGGGTTTCAGGTATGGCTTGACGCAGGGAAATTGGTCTTTCTCTTTTGGCTCTGCTTTGCTTTAATGATATCCTCCGAATTCCCAACCCTGCCATTGAATCTCATTGGCCAGCTCTGGGCCACGTGCCCTCCCTAAAGCAGTCGCTGTGGCCAGGGAAATGGAGGGTTCTGTCTGGGCTGAGATCATGTGACAAAACTAGCCCCAGATGTTTCTCCCGAGGATACTGGGGCCCAGATGATTAAGGGCCgaccaaagaaaacaataaagggaattccctggcagtccagtggttagaactcggcactttcactgctgtgggtcccgggttcaatacctggtcagggaactaagatcccgcaagccgtgtggcacggccaagaaaagaaacaagtgtTTGGTCTAAGGCTCATGTTAATCTATGAGGCTCACCCTCCTAAGCCAGAATCTGAATTCAAACCTGAGCCATCTGCTAAGCTCAACTCTTACAGACTCACTGGCTGACCTCGGgccccccttcctgcccccagctGCAGATCCCCCACAAAACTGtccaacagaaacagaaagtagggcTGTTGTTAGGTTGTGGGTGTTCCAGATGGCTGGGAGTGGGTAGCCATGGTAGGGCGCCCTCCGTGCCACCCTCCCCTCACAAAGATGACAGAGGCTGTGCAGGTAGGAAACTTCTTTATTATTGGCCTTAATTCATCCATCATGTAGTGTCCAACGTGGATTACGTGTCCAGAGGATCCGCCTGGTACACGCTACCCCTGCCCGGGTGCAGCTGCCCCTCCAGTCCAGATGCCAGGACTTTGTCCATCacaccagagaagccactgcaccaTGAGTTCACGCTTGGGGCACCAAGGGACACGGCTGTCCTGGGAGTGGACCCTCAGTCTCGCCCCTCATCTTGACCAGGGCTTCTGGGGAAGACTTGGCTGGAGCCTAGACAGTCTTTTTTGGTTTCATGAtcacttagaaaacaaaaaacacaaacatttcaCAGTCTTTAAAAAACAGGAGTCTGAGGAGGGAAGCCGGGGTCCTCTGCCTGGGGGCCCCCACTGGAGGCTTGAGCATGTGTCCCTGGAGGTCTGCAGACCCGGCCCTGTCCAGTCACTGGCCCGAGCCGTAGGGCCAGTTGAAGGTACTTCCCGACAGCAGCATGTCTCGGATCAGCGTCTCAATGGGTGTCTTGCCCACCAGGCGCATGAAGAACAGCTGGGAGATGAGGGAGGCGGGGACGGCACGCAGGGCAGGGAGCCGCAGCAGCAGGCGCCCAAAGCGCTGGGGCTGTGATGGGTACTGGGCCCGCACATACTCGGTGAGGGCCACCTGGGCCTTCTCCTGCAGGCTCTCCACGTGCGCTGGGTCTGAGAGGCCACAGGCATCTGGGAGACAAGGGAAAGGTCAAAAGAGGAGGTGGCGGGAGGACACAGGACCCCAGGGCTGACGGGGGAGCGGGGGCACCACTCAGGGCTGTTGATACAGAACGAGGGCActcaggaggtgggagatgggggcCTAGGGCACAAATGGCAGTGTTGGTCCTCAAGAAATATTAAGGTGGCTTCATCCAAGGACGATGGCACAGGGGTGCAGGCAGTGATGTCTCAAGGGTGGAGGGGCCCTGACTAAAGCATTTAGCAGGGAGACAAGTTCTAATCAAGCTCAAGGGGAagaagaggctggggaggggacttGGGGAGGAAAGCAAAGCCTAGAGGGGGTATTCAGACACCCCAGAGGGGCCTGCGATGTGAGTGAAGATGACAGCCCCATGAATGGGGGCAGAGAAAGTCTCCTGGGGAAATAAGGAGGGGCAAAGCCATATTTATTGGATGAAAGCCACCTCCCGGAGTAGCCTGTGTCTGGTTCCCGCATCCCTGGCCCCAAGGAGACACCTAGTGGGGCCTCCTTCCAGAGCGCAGAGCCAGCTGCGCCACTCCCTGGAATAAAGCAGGGCTTTGGCTGCTGGACGGTTACCAAAGACACCTAAGGAAGCACGCGGCTCCGCTCGGAGTCCCGCCCCTCGGTGGGAGGGGCTCCAAGCCACACCCCCTACCCTCTCCAGCTCAGCGAGGGGTGGCCCCTGGAGGCGGGTCAGGGGGCAGGTTGGGAGCCCTGGGTCAGAGGTCTAGGGGCCCCAGGAATCTGGGAGTGGAGAGCCCAGGGGAAGCCAGAACCAGGTGTCAAGGCACCCCTGCCTGGCAGCTCTCCATAAGTGGTCAGTAACAGGTGTCAAGGCACCCCTGCCTGGCAGCTCTCCATAAGTGGTCAGTAACAAGAAGAGAACTCTGATTTAGCAGATGAGGGTCAGAGGGTTTGGGGAGGACAACAGAGATCAGGGAATGAGGGCCAGAACCAGGTGGGGGGACCTCTCCTCCCGCGTCCCCCCACTTGTCATTCTGCTGTCAGTGCCCACTGAGCACGATGAGTACCTTGATGAGGGGGTGAAGGATGGGGGGTCTCAGGGAGCCTGGGAATCAGGGAGAGAGGCTGTGGGGCCGTGAGTCACGGGTCCGAACAGGGATCGAAGTTCTTAGGGAGACCTGGGATCGGGGGTGGGGCCATCAGGGTGTCACACCGCCCGCATCACCTCCTCCACTGTCCCCCATCAACGCTCAAGGCGCTTTCAGGGACACAAGTCTGGCTAGCTGTGGATCAGGGAGTGAAGGGCTAAGGCGGCCGGGGCCAGGGTCAGGATCTAGGtcacacccctccctcccacccctcccacggCCTCAGAGCCCCCCATTTCAGGTCATCTCACCAGGCGTGAAGAGCGCGATGGCCTTGAGGCAGCCGTACTCCGCCGAGTCGACCTGCAGGCGGCCCAGCTTGTCCACCTGCTCCTGGAAGGCGCGCACCTGGTCCATGAAGGCCACGGCGCGCTCGGCGGCCATGGGTGCAGCGTGCAGGCCGGCGGCGGCCAGCAGCGGCGCCGTGTGCAGGGGCAGCGCCGCCTGCGCCGCGTTCAGCACGAAGAGCTCGCTCCAGCTGAGGCGCAGCAGCGCCACCTGGTCAGCCACCGGCAGCTCGGGGAAGAAGGGCGCGTGGCGCGCCCACTCCACGGTGCTGAAGAGCAGCCGCGCAGCCAGCTCGCACACGTTGTCGATGCCCAGCACCGCGCCCGCTGCGCCGCCCCCTGCGCCGAACGCGCCCGCTGCGCCCGCGCCGAAGCGCCCAGCCGCCGCAGGGTAGGGCTCGGCGCGCAGCAGCTGCGCGATCAGCTCCGACACCGGCTGCCCCGGGAAGAGGTCTCCGCCGGCCGCCGCCAGCGCAGAGCCCGGGGGGCTGCCCGAGGAGGCTGCCACGGCGCCAGGCAGCGAGTGCGGAATGCGGCCGCGCTGCACCGCTGCGAGGGGGAGATGGagatggggggggcggggaagaggGGAGATAGCCAGCCCCGCAGGAAATGAGGGAgggacaggagagggaggggaggaggggagaagggaggggtggaatcaggagatgggagagagggagtgaCGAAAATGGGATAGGAAGGGGATTGAGGAATACGGGAAACCAGAGAGGGGTGAGTGGGGTGTGAGGAaaagggagtggggggggggaaggaaggagggggaaggtggGTACCCGGAGAGAGTGGGCGGGGGGCCAAGTAGGGAGGAATAAGGGGAGGAGATAAAGTTATCAAAGGGTcactcagccccctcccctccaa comes from Tursiops truncatus isolate mTurTru1 chromosome 3, mTurTru1.mat.Y, whole genome shotgun sequence and encodes:
- the OCEL1 gene encoding occludin/ELL domain-containing protein 1 isoform X2 → MPTREAPQTRGSRGNLQTRPPGPGPPRLVPGGLEPSAPRPLCQPQPGAHGTRPKKIIFEDELPSRTLLGSKKSVRAVPGGHGPRPHPVPDYELKYPPVSNEKDRSRYAAVFQDQYPEFLELQQEVGSAQAKLQQLEALLNSLPPPRSQKEAHVAARVWREFEKKQLPSLISDAFALEAEI
- the OCEL1 gene encoding occludin/ELL domain-containing protein 1 isoform X1 yields the protein MPTREAPQTRGSRGNLQTRPPGPGPPRLVPGGLEPSAPRPLCQPQPGAHGTRPKKIIFEDELPSRTLLGSKKSVRAVPGGHGPRPHPVPDYELKYPPVSNEKDRSRYAAVFQDQYPEFLELQQEVGSAQAKLQQLEALLNSLPPPRSQKEAHVAARVWREFEKKQLDPSFLDKQARCHYLKGKLRHLKTQIQKFDDQGDSEGSVYF
- the NR2F6 gene encoding nuclear receptor subfamily 2 group F member 6 produces the protein MAMVTGGWGGPGGGGGDTNGVDKAGGYPRAAEEDSASPPGAASDAEQGDEERPGLQVDCVVCGDKSSGKHYGVFTCEGCKSFFKRSIRRNLSYTCRSNRDCQIDQHHRNQCQYCRLKKCFRVGMRKEAVQRGRIPHSLPGAVAASSGSPPGSALAAAGGDLFPGQPVSELIAQLLRAEPYPAAAGRFGAGAAGAFGAGGGAAGAVLGIDNVCELAARLLFSTVEWARHAPFFPELPVADQVALLRLSWSELFVLNAAQAALPLHTAPLLAAAGLHAAPMAAERAVAFMDQVRAFQEQVDKLGRLQVDSAEYGCLKAIALFTPDACGLSDPAHVESLQEKAQVALTEYVRAQYPSQPQRFGRLLLRLPALRAVPASLISQLFFMRLVGKTPIETLIRDMLLSGSTFNWPYGSGQ